The Syntrophorhabdus sp. genome segment AGGGCTCAAATATATGGTCGACGACCTCCGGCTCCATGCCGCTTCCCGTGTCGGACACGCGAAGCGCAACGTGTTTTCCCGGGCGCATGTCGGGATGGGCCCTTGTGAAGTCCTCGTCGGCTACAAAGTCCTGAAGCTCTATGGTGATGGTCCCATGCGCCTGTCCGATGGCATGCACCGCGTTCGTAAAGAGGTTCATCACGATCTGGTGGATCTGGGTCGGTTCCGCCAGAATGGCCGATCGGCTGTCGATCTCCAACCGCATGTCGATAAAGGCCGGTGCGGACGCGCGCAGGAGCTTCGAGGCCTCTTCCAGGACGGGCCCGGGCAGGATCGGCCTCAATTCCACCTCCGTCTGCCTGCTGAAGGTCAGTATCTGCCCGACAAGATCGCCGGCCCTCTGGGCGGCCTTTATTATCTCCCGAAGGAACTTTTCCATCTCTTCATCATGCTCTCCCGTTATCAGGGCCAATTCCGCGTAACCGAGGATGCCGCTGAGGATATTGTTGAAGTCGTGGGCGATTCCTCCCGCCAGGGTGCCGATGGCCTGGAGCTTCTGCGATTGCTGCATCCTGCTCTCGTACAGCAGTTCCTTTGTCACATCCCGGCCTATTTCGAGGTAGCCTTCCACGGCTCGGCCCGGCTGCCTGAGGGGCATGACCATTACGTCGAGGGCGATCGGGGCCCCGTCGCTTGCCTTGAGGGACACCCTGCCCGACCAGGGGGTCCCGGCATTGAGGGAGTCCCAGATGACCTCCGGCGGGATATCGTGGGGATTGGCGAGGTCCGGTTCGGTGCCGATCACCTCTTCCGGTCTTGTCCCCGTCACCCTTTCGAACGCCGGGTTCGCGAAGGTGATCTTCCTGTCGGCCCCTATCTGGAGGATGATCTCCGTGGAGTGTTCCGTCATCGTCTTCATCGTTTCCAGGAGTCTTTGCACGGGGGAACTGAGTTTGCTCGAAACGACGACTATTGTCGCGATCGTTATGATGAGAAAGAGTATCCCGCTGACGAACATGATCCACAGGATCCTGTTGACGGGGGCCATCACCTCGTCCCTGTTCTGGGCAAAGACGACTGTCCAGCCCGTGAGCTGCATGGTCGTCAACCCGGCCACCTTCCACGCGCCGCCGGAATAATAGGACGCCGTGCCCGTTTTCCCGGCCTGCGCGAGCTCGTAGATCTCCTCGGTGCCGGGATAGTCCTGAAGACGTACCCGAAGGACGTGTTCCTTCTTCGGGTGGGCCAGCACAAGCCCTTCGGAGTTCACCAGGTAGGCATACCCCGTTTTGCCGGTCCTTACCTGCGATACGATGGCCCCGAGAAAGCTCGGATCAAAGGGTATGCAGACAACCCCGTGGAACTCGTTGTCCTCCCGGATCGGGGCGGACACGATAACGATGGGGTCTCCCGGTGTCGAAGGCCCCCTGGCAGGAAGGGGGCCGGTAATGGTCGTTTTGCCTTCCCTCGCGCGGAGGAAATACTCGCGGTCCGAGAGGTCCACCCCGAACTGCTTCGGGAAGTGCGCGTCAGCCCTGACGCGACCTTTTCTGTCGAGCACGAAGAGCGTGAAGAAGGGCTTGCCTATACGTTTGTGCACGGCCTCCAGTTTTGCCTGGATGTGACGATAATCCCCGCTTCGGGAGGCCCTGACCACCGTCGGGTCCGCGGCAATGGATGAGGCCAGTCTTATCTCCTGCATCAGGTTCGCATCGATCAGGGAGGCAACATTCGCTGCCATGCGGACCGACTGTTCCTGTGTCATTTCCAGGAGGGAATCGGAAAGCAGGGCGGAGACGATCATCCCCGCCACCAGGAAAGGGATGAGAACCGCGGCCACGCCGCCGAGTATCATTCTGTATTTCAGTGCTGTGTTCTTAAGCATCTTTCATATCCGACGGTGTTCCTCGTCTTCTCTATGATACACACAACATCGAAATATGTCCAAGACGGTTTTGGAGAGGGAAAACCCCCGGCGCGGCACGCCAGAAAAGAGGCAATGGTTGGCGCCGCGTCGGAAAGCGCTCCCCTAAGGCACCGTCTCTTCGCGACTCGCCGCTTCGAGGGCGGGTATGAGGTAGGTGTCGATGAAGGCGACCGGGTCACCGGGGTCCACGCCGTTTATCACGTTCGTCCCTACGACGACGTTGGGACCGGCGGAGCACTGGTCGGTGCAGAAACGGGCCTTTATCCTGAAGCGGTCGAGGAGTCCCCGTTTGCGCAATTCCGCCGAGAGTCCTTCGAGCAGGTGGAAGGAGCCCTTCAGGTAGCAGCTCGTGCCGAGGCAGACACCCACGTCGATGGGGGCATTGTCCCGGAGAAGCTCCTCGACGGACTCCTGGACGCGCATGGAACGGCGGCGATAGGTGGTGTGGAGATTGTGATGGGACAGGGTCCCGTCGGGCTCGCCAAGCCAGTTCGTGTAGATGGCCTGGATGGTGGGGTTGTCCTGGCTCTTCTTTATAGATGCCGCCTCGTCAAGGCGATAGAGCACCTCGAGTCTGTCCCCGGGATCGCTCGTGAGTTTCGGCGCCGGGTTTCCCGAGCCGTTGATGCAGCCGCCGGGGCAGGCCATGACCTCGATGAGGTCATAGGGGGCGTCCCCGGAACGAATGCGGTCGATGAGGTTCTGCGCGTTCGTGAGGCCGCTCACGACAGCGAGGCGCACCTTTGTCTCCCCGAGGCCGACCGTGGTTTCCTTGACGCCTTTCAGTCCCCTCACCTCCTCGTAGGTGAAGCTTTCCATGCGCTTTCCGATGACCCGTTCGGCCGCGAGGCGCAGGGCCGCCTCGGCGACACCGCCGGAGGCGCCGAAGATGATGCCCGCGCCGCTCGCCTTGCCGAAGAAGGCGTCGACGGGCACGGGGCTGAAGGTCCTCGGGTCCATTCCCCGCTCCTCGAAGAGCCTGATGACCTCCGTGGTGGTGAGCACCGCGTCCACGTCGGCGAGGCCTTCCCGGTTGAATTCAGGCCGCCGCGCCTCGTATTTCTTGGCGTTGCAGGGCATGATGGAAACGAAGAAGAGGCTCTGGGGCTTAACCTTCAGCTCCCGGGCGAAGTAGTGCTTCATAACGGAGCCGAACATCTGCTGGGGAGACCGGCAGGACGAAAGGTGGGGAAGGATGTCGGGGGCGATTTTCTCGCAGTAGTTCACCCAGGCGGGGCAGCAGGACGTTATCTGGGGAAGGATGCCGCCCTCGGCCGCGCGGGTCAGGAATTCCGTGCCCTCTTCCATGATGGTGAGGTCCGCGGCCCAGCACGTGTCGAAAACGAAATCGAACCCAACCTTCTTGAGTCCCGAGGACAGAACGGACATGACCGAGGCCGGGTCTATGCCGTAGTGTTGCCCGAAGGCGGCCCGCACCGCCGGCGCTATCTGCGCCACGACGGTGAGGTTCGGGTCATGAAGGGCACGATAGACCCGGGGGATGACGGGTTTGAAGGACAGGGCGCCCGTGGGACATGCCGTGGCGCAATGACCGCAGGCGACACAAACGGTCATGTCGAGGGGCTTGTGGTCGTTTGGCCCTATCGTGAGGACGTTGTCCGTTTCGTAGAAGGACAGGGCCGACGAGCCTTCCATCTCCCGGCATATCTTGAGGCACAGGCCGCAAAGGATGCATTTCCCCGGGTCGCGGACGATAAAGGGATGGTTCTCGTCGATGGGAAGGGGCCGCGCCGGCGTCGGTTGATCGAACTCGACGCCATATTCACTGGCAAGTCCTCTGAGGACGCAGGCGTAGCGCTCCGTGCAGCCGCAGGCAAGGCACCTCGAGGCCTCCCGCACCGCGCTCTCGTTGTCCCATGTGTGCGTCGATTCCTGAAAGTCTGTCTTTCTGACCTCTGCCGAAAGGGTGGGGATATCGAATCTTTCCGACGGGGTCACCCACCTGTACTCCTCCCGGGGTATCATCCGCCAGTGTCCCTTCGAGCAGTTGTAAGGCTCCGTCACAGGTGTGTATTTCCCCGTGCGGAGGTGTTCGTCTATCTGCAGGGCCGCACGCTTCCCGGCGCCTATGGCGTTGATGGCGATGTCGGGGCCGCTCACGCAGTCTCCCCCGGAGAAGACACCGGGGATGGAGGTTTCCGTCGTGTCCGGGTTCGTCAGGACGGTGCCGTGCTTCGTCGTGAGGTCATCACGGGCGATGCACTCGTTGTCCACGATCTGTCCGATGGCGCTGACGACGGTGGAACAGACAAGGTCGAACTCGGAGCCTTCCACGGGCACAGGCCGGCGCCTGCCGCTCCCGTCGGGCTCACCGAGTTCCATCTTCATGCATTGCAAGGACAGTGACCCGTTCTCGCGGCTTATGGAGATGGGTGCGGTGAGGAACATCATTTCCACGCCTTCCTCGAGGGCCTCCTCTATCTCCGCCTCCTCGGCGGGCATCTCGGCCCTCGTCCTCCGGTAGGCGACGATCACCCTCTTCGATCCCAGGCGGATGGCGCTGCGCGCGGCGTCCATGGCCGTATTCCCTCCTCCGAAGACGATGACGGTGTCACCGAGGTCAGGCGTTTCGTACCTTGCAAGGCGGGCGAGGAGATCGAGGCCCGTCATGACGCCGGGAAGGTCCTCGCCGGGGATCGCCATGCGGGAGGTCTTCTGCGCGCCGATCCCGAGGAACATCGCCTCGTACCCGTCCCGTTTCAGGGACAGGAGGGTGAAATCCTTTCCCAGTTCCTTGCCGTATCGTATGTCTATGCCGAGGTTGAGGACCGTCCGTATCTCCCGGTCGAGGATGCTCTCCGGGAGGCGATAGTAGGGTATGCCCCAGCGGAGCATGCCGCCGGCAGCCTCCTGCTTCTCGAAGACGGTGACTTTGTGTCCGAGGCAGCGCAGAAAGTAAGCGCAGGTGAGCCCAGCCGGGCCCGCGCCGATGACGGCTACGCTGTGCCCCGTGTCCGGTGCCACAAAGGGAACGAACTCCACGGTCTGGTAGCTGTCGAAGTCGCCAACGAAACGCTTCACCCCGTTGATATTGACAGGCGAATCCACGGCGTTCCTGCGGCACTCTCCCTCGCAGGGGTGCGGGCAGACCCTGCCGCATACCGAGGGAAAGGGGTTGTTCTCCCTGATCACGGCAAGGGCCTCGGCAAAGTTGCCGTTGGCCACGTGGTAAAGATATTTCTGGATATCGATGTGCGCGGGGCAACGCGCGACGCAGGGAGCC includes the following:
- a CDS encoding FAD-dependent oxidoreductase; this encodes MITAYIDDKECSAREGSTIIDAARENGIDIPGLGYDPRVSPPTNIEISMVEVVENGRPRTVSATSTVIEDGMVVTTRSPALESFRKIYLQALLRNHYGDCVAPCVARCPAHIDIQKYLYHVANGNFAEALAVIRENNPFPSVCGRVCPHPCEGECRRNAVDSPVNINGVKRFVGDFDSYQTVEFVPFVAPDTGHSVAVIGAGPAGLTCAYFLRCLGHKVTVFEKQEAAGGMLRWGIPYYRLPESILDREIRTVLNLGIDIRYGKELGKDFTLLSLKRDGYEAMFLGIGAQKTSRMAIPGEDLPGVMTGLDLLARLARYETPDLGDTVIVFGGGNTAMDAARSAIRLGSKRVIVAYRRTRAEMPAEEAEIEEALEEGVEMMFLTAPISISRENGSLSLQCMKMELGEPDGSGRRRPVPVEGSEFDLVCSTVVSAIGQIVDNECIARDDLTTKHGTVLTNPDTTETSIPGVFSGGDCVSGPDIAINAIGAGKRAALQIDEHLRTGKYTPVTEPYNCSKGHWRMIPREEYRWVTPSERFDIPTLSAEVRKTDFQESTHTWDNESAVREASRCLACGCTERYACVLRGLASEYGVEFDQPTPARPLPIDENHPFIVRDPGKCILCGLCLKICREMEGSSALSFYETDNVLTIGPNDHKPLDMTVCVACGHCATACPTGALSFKPVIPRVYRALHDPNLTVVAQIAPAVRAAFGQHYGIDPASVMSVLSSGLKKVGFDFVFDTCWAADLTIMEEGTEFLTRAAEGGILPQITSCCPAWVNYCEKIAPDILPHLSSCRSPQQMFGSVMKHYFARELKVKPQSLFFVSIMPCNAKKYEARRPEFNREGLADVDAVLTTTEVIRLFEERGMDPRTFSPVPVDAFFGKASGAGIIFGASGGVAEAALRLAAERVIGKRMESFTYEEVRGLKGVKETTVGLGETKVRLAVVSGLTNAQNLIDRIRSGDAPYDLIEVMACPGGCINGSGNPAPKLTSDPGDRLEVLYRLDEAASIKKSQDNPTIQAIYTNWLGEPDGTLSHHNLHTTYRRRSMRVQESVEELLRDNAPIDVGVCLGTSCYLKGSFHLLEGLSAELRKRGLLDRFRIKARFCTDQCSAGPNVVVGTNVINGVDPGDPVAFIDTYLIPALEAASREETVP
- a CDS encoding response regulator — translated: MLKNTALKYRMILGGVAAVLIPFLVAGMIVSALLSDSLLEMTQEQSVRMAANVASLIDANLMQEIRLASSIAADPTVVRASRSGDYRHIQAKLEAVHKRIGKPFFTLFVLDRKGRVRADAHFPKQFGVDLSDREYFLRAREGKTTITGPLPARGPSTPGDPIVIVSAPIREDNEFHGVVCIPFDPSFLGAIVSQVRTGKTGYAYLVNSEGLVLAHPKKEHVLRVRLQDYPGTEEIYELAQAGKTGTASYYSGGAWKVAGLTTMQLTGWTVVFAQNRDEVMAPVNRILWIMFVSGILFLIITIATIVVVSSKLSSPVQRLLETMKTMTEHSTEIILQIGADRKITFANPAFERVTGTRPEEVIGTEPDLANPHDIPPEVIWDSLNAGTPWSGRVSLKASDGAPIALDVMVMPLRQPGRAVEGYLEIGRDVTKELLYESRMQQSQKLQAIGTLAGGIAHDFNNILSGILGYAELALITGEHDEEMEKFLREIIKAAQRAGDLVGQILTFSRQTEVELRPILPGPVLEEASKLLRASAPAFIDMRLEIDSRSAILAEPTQIHQIVMNLFTNAVHAIGQAHGTITIELQDFVADEDFTRAHPDMRPGKHVALRVSDTGSGMEPEVVDHIFEPFFTMRSQGKGTGLGLSVVHGIVKKLEGTIEVKSQVGTGTTFSIYIPCTEMDTASPPREVPPIEKGKHRIVLIDDEEAILATTGAILTRLGHTVTAFANGLEALKAIEATPHGFDLIITDHSMPKITGLEIVRSLKEKGISIPVILTSGYLAHTMADQIRDVGVSEVMTKPITVRQLAETIERVLGDPGPVDSETAASSQDT